GGCACACCCGGATGGCGGGGCCGATGCCGGGGCCCGCTGGGGACTGCTGGTGGATACCAACCGCTGCCGCCGGGATTGCCGGGCCTGCGTGGACGCCTGCCGCGAGGAGAACGGCTGGCCCGCCGCCGACAACGCGGGCGGCGACATCCACTGGATCCGCAAGGTGGACCTGCAGCCGGCCGAGGCAGACGGTCCCGGCCACTCTGCGCCGGTGATGTGCCAGCACTGCGCCGAACCGCCCTGCGTCAGTGTCTGCCCCACACGGGCCTCGTTCCGGCGCGCCGACGGCATCGTGTTGGTCGACAAGCATCGCTGCATCGGCTGTCGCTACTGCATGGTGGCCTGCCCCTTCCACGCCCGCGCCTTCGTCCATGCGCCGGTCGACGAACGCTCGCCCAACCAC
The nucleotide sequence above comes from Halorhodospira halophila. Encoded proteins:
- the dsrO gene encoding sulfate reduction electron transfer complex DsrMKJOP subunit DsrO — encoded protein: MSDRDPGGISRRRLLGSAAALAGAALAPGLFLVQAHPDGGADAGARWGLLVDTNRCRRDCRACVDACREENGWPAADNAGGDIHWIRKVDLQPAEADGPGHSAPVMCQHCAEPPCVSVCPTRASFRRADGIVLVDKHRCIGCRYCMVACPFHARAFVHAPVDERSPNHPRGKGTVESCTLCVHRIDRGEAPACVARCAEAGHAALVFGDLNDPDSEIRHALRERSAESLRPDLALDAGVRYHGLS